CACGCCAATAACGCCGGTGGTTTCATGTGGAACGTAGTCACCGCGTTCGTGGAGCTCTTTTGCCGCAGCGACATAGGCGCGGCCACCTGGTGATGTCGGGTCATATTCAATCACGGTCTTGCCAAAGCCCGGGGCCTCGGAGACACGAATGGACCGTGGAATGAGGTTGCCAAGGACCACCGCGCCGAACTGTTCACGGACCTCATCAGCAACCTGAGATGCCAACTTTGTGCGAGCGTCATACATGGTCAACAGCACGCCTGAGATGTGCAGATCCTCATTGAGGTGCTGGCGAATCATAGTGATATTGCCCAGCAACTGACCCACGCCCTCCAGTGCGTAGTACTCGCACTGAATCGGGATAATGACCTCTTCAGCACAGGTCATTGCGTTGATCGTGAGCAAGCCCAGTGACGGCGGGCAGTCAATAAAGACATAGTCAAAGCCGTGCTCATCCAAAAAGCCCTTGTACAGGGCGTCATAGAGTCTAAACTCACGGCGTACGAGAGAGACCATTTCAATCTCTACTGCCGCAAGGTCGATGGTCGCCGGGATACAGAACAGGTTTTCCAAGGTTGGAGAAGGCTGCATGGCCTGGTTGGCATCAATATCGCCCAAGAGCAGTTCATAGCTCGACGGGGTTCCGGAGCTGTGTTCAACGTTGACTGCCGTGGATGCATTGCCCTGTGGATCCAGGTCGATGACCAGGACTTTGCTGCCGGACTCAGCCAGGGCAGCGGCAAGGTTTACAGCAGTGGTGGTCTTTCCCACACCGCCTTTTTGATTCGCGATAGTAATCAGGCGCGGTTTAGTCATGCCCACCACTCTAGTTCACCCTAAGGACACGGATGATGGTAGTCCCACGCACCACTTCTACCGTGGCTTTTCCGCCGCCGGCACGCTTAATATCAGCCGCGTCGCGCTCGAGTTCCTCGTGCACAGATTCGCCTTTCATGGCGATCATTTCACCGCCACGACGCACCAGCGGCAAAGACCACTTGGCTAGTTTGCCCAGTGGTGCCACAGCACGGGAGGTCACAATGTCAGCGCCCGCGGCAGCCTTCTTTACAGGTCCTTCTTCAGCGCGGCCACGGATGACGGTGACGTTGTCCAGTGCAAGCTTATCGACGACTTCTTGTAGGAACACAGAGCGCTTCAGCAGTGGCTCAATCAAGGTGATCTTGAGATCGGGCCGCGCGATAGCGAGCGGGATTCCCGGCAACCCAGCGCCCGATCCGATGTCCACGATGGTGGCACCTTCCTCCATGACATCACCGATGACGGCGCAGTTGATGAGATGACGGTCCCACAACCGTGGCACCTCACGGGGACCGATGAAACCGCGGGTGGAGCCATCCGTAGCCAGCAGCTCATGGTATTTCTCGGCTAAGGGCAGGCGGTCCTTGAATACTTCCAACGGCTCCACGCAGCTAACTCCTTGTTTAGGCACAATTTAAATGAATATCTCAGTAATAGATCTAAAAAGCGTCTGGAATCAAAGTATCCCAGACGCTTTAAAGTATAAAGGCTAAAAATTTCTCAGCCTAGTTGTTGCCCTGCTTGCGCTGCTTCTTGGTGCGGGTGTCGCGCTTGTGAGCACCTGGCTTAGGAGCAGTGGTGCGCTTGAGCTCAATCTTGGCCTGCTCTTCAGCTTCTTCCTCACGGTCCATCTTGGCGTTAACCATGCGGGTCTGAACGTAGGTCCAGACAGTGTTGGACAGCATGTAGAACAACAGACCGATTGGCCAGATGAAGCCGGAGATAACCAGCATGCCCGGCATGACCCATAGCATCATCTTGGACATCATGGCCATCTGCTGCTGCATCATCTCAGCGTTCTGACCCTGTGGTGCCTGGGTCTTACCCGATGCGCGGCGTGCTTCCTGGCGATTGAGAGACATGCGCGCGTTGAGGTGGGTGAGAACAGCAATCACAATAATCAGCGGAACGATGATCATCGCTGCCTGAACAGTGGTGACATCCTGCAGAACCGGTGAGTTCAGGCGTAGGTTCGCAACCAGTGGAACACCAAAGAACTCCGCATCCAGGTAGGACTGAACCTGCTCTGGCTCGAAGAAGTAGTTGCCGATGCTGCGGTTTTGCTCAATCGACATGGGCTCGCCAGCTGGGTGGCCGATTCCACCGGCTACGGAAACCGTGCGGTCAAAAGAACGCAGAACGTGGAACAGACCAATGAACATTGGGATCTGCGCCAACATCGGCAAGCAACCTGCCATCGGTCGGACCTTAGAGTCCTTGTAGACCTTCTGCATTTCTTCTGCTTGCTTGGTCTTGTCATTGGCGTACTTGGTACGCACTTCCTGCAAGCGCGGCTGCAACTCCTGCATCTTGCGCTGTGAACGCAAAGACATCAAAGTTGGCTTGACCATGATGGCCTTCAGCGTCCACGTCAGCAAGATGATGGCCAGAATCCATGTGAGACCCGCAG
This region of Corynebacterium casei LMG S-19264 genomic DNA includes:
- the rsmG gene encoding 16S rRNA (guanine(527)-N(7))-methyltransferase RsmG gives rise to the protein MEPLEVFKDRLPLAEKYHELLATDGSTRGFIGPREVPRLWDRHLINCAVIGDVMEEGATIVDIGSGAGLPGIPLAIARPDLKITLIEPLLKRSVFLQEVVDKLALDNVTVIRGRAEEGPVKKAAAGADIVTSRAVAPLGKLAKWSLPLVRRGGEMIAMKGESVHEELERDAADIKRAGGGKATVEVVRGTTIIRVLRVN
- a CDS encoding ParA family protein; its protein translation is MTKPRLITIANQKGGVGKTTTAVNLAAALAESGSKVLVIDLDPQGNASTAVNVEHSSGTPSSYELLLGDIDANQAMQPSPTLENLFCIPATIDLAAVEIEMVSLVRREFRLYDALYKGFLDEHGFDYVFIDCPPSLGLLTINAMTCAEEVIIPIQCEYYALEGVGQLLGNITMIRQHLNEDLHISGVLLTMYDARTKLASQVADEVREQFGAVVLGNLIPRSIRVSEAPGFGKTVIEYDPTSPGGRAYVAAAKELHERGDYVPHETTGVIGVSPDIYAELEG
- the yidC gene encoding membrane protein insertase YidC, which gives rise to MLNFIYWPISFVLYCWHWLLSQVLDPSAGLTWILAIILLTWTLKAIMVKPTLMSLRSQRKMQELQPRLQEVRTKYANDKTKQAEEMQKVYKDSKVRPMAGCLPMLAQIPMFIGLFHVLRSFDRTVSVAGGIGHPAGEPMSIEQNRSIGNYFFEPEQVQSYLDAEFFGVPLVANLRLNSPVLQDVTTVQAAMIIVPLIIVIAVLTHLNARMSLNRQEARRASGKTQAPQGQNAEMMQQQMAMMSKMMLWVMPGMLVISGFIWPIGLLFYMLSNTVWTYVQTRMVNAKMDREEEAEEQAKIELKRTTAPKPGAHKRDTRTKKQRKQGNN